AAAAGCCAATTTTATTGATTCACTGGAACACGTTTAGCCTGCATACAGTGGGCTAACATTTCTCGGTTGTACTGCTTAATAAACATCTCAGCGTGCTGACGCAAGTCGCGCACCTCTTTGTCTTTAGGTAATATGTCGCCCAACTGCTTGGCGATAATAATGCCACAATATTTTTTAACGTCATCCACACTGACAAAGCGCCGACTCGGGATCACCACAGCTCGTCGTGCATAAGCGTAAAGTCGATAATCTTTAACTTGTAAGGCTTGCTCAAGTGCCAACTTAACATCCGTTTGCTTAAACCAAGCTAAACTGTGTTTTTCTGCTTGGCTAGCACAAGCACTAGTCAACAAAATAGTGACCGCACAAAACAAACCAAGTCGCTTTTTAGTTAACTCAAGCTGTTTTCTTTTGCACATAATCGGGTTCATTAATTATGGGTTTACGCCATACTAGCAAACATGCAAACCACAAAACATAATAATATGCCAAGCCACCGCCAGCGGGCGGCACAGGCTCGGTACCTCGAGTTGTGGTTAAATTAGCCTCCAATACTGTTACCCGTACTGTCACTTGGCTGGTTGCACCTTGTTCATCACTTAATGTGTACGTGAAAATATCTAAACCACTAAAGGAATCACTAGCATTGTACTCAAGGTCATCGCCAATAATTTGTACCTGTGCCGCTCCTTGATAATCAAGCTTGGCGATACGCAGCGAATTAGAGTCTGAGTCCCAATCATTGTTTAACACAGGGATCAACACCCGCTCTCCTTGATTTATGGTCACACTATCATCGTGACCAATCGGCGCATCATTTACCGCATTCACTTGGACCGAAATGGGGTAAGTAACCAATTGCACCGTATCGCGATAAATGCTGACTTGCGCTGTTAACCCACCATGAAAATCTCGATTGGGAATAAGTGATTGCGCCTCGACACGGTAGTTGTCTCCGCTTTCAACGACTAAGCTAGTGCCATCTAACGACGAATGGCCCGAGAAAAAGTCCGCTACATCAAGCGTCAAGTGAGTATCTTCGTCGATTGAATAATGAAAGGCTTGAGTCTGATTAACTGGCGCCAACCCAAGCGGCAGCACACTAATTTGCACTTGCCCTTGGCTGATCAATTCACCATCGCTCACTTGATAGCTAAAGGTTTCAATACCTTGTTGCGATAAGCTACTAAAACTTAATGTATTACCGTTAATTTGCAGATTGTGCTGTCCTTGATAATTAACCGCTAGCAAATGTAATGGTTGCTGTTCAGGATCAACATCATTGGCAATAACGTCCAGAGTTAAATTATCACCAAAAGCCACGGCGACAAAATCATTCACTGCAATAGGGGCGTCATTGACAGGTAGCACAGTTACAGAAACTGGCGTAGGTTCACTATACAACTCACCATCAAATACTTGCACGTTGACATTAAGCTTGCCGCTAAACTCTGGCTCAGGGATCACTACATCATTTTCCACCCTGTAATTAGCGCCACTTGTGATCAAAAGTTTAAAATGAGTACTGTCTTGATCGACAATGTAGAAATCGCTAAGAGTTAAATGTAAAGTTTGATCTTCTAATATTTGCAGAGTCGGCAGACGGGTTATCTTGGGTGCTGATAAATTTTTTACTGCCTGCACATTAAGCGCAGCCGGCGTTAACGCAAAAAAGACATTACTGCTGCATTTAACCATTAAGCGTCCGTTATCGAGATCTTGATTGGGCATAAAATCAATGGTGTAAGCACCAGAATTAGCGACTTGGCTAGCTAACACATTATCAAATTTCGTTGCTTTATCATTCGATAAAATTATATCGACTTTTTGACAACTGATAGGCGGTTGATTGGTTCGTGCAACATCCCAATTCAACTGCAAATGACTATTGCCTTGTAGATTGACAGTGCGGCTCGGGCTAGTCACTTGAAATGGACCTGCCTGTTTAATAACCTTAATCGTTCGCGTATCACTGTCGACACCACCTTGCCCGTCGCGCACAATTAAACGTAAGGTCAAATCACGATCAGAATTTGGGTAACTTTCACCTAATTTGATACGCCCTGCCACCACGTCTTCTAAGCGCGGAAAATAACGGAAGTTATCTTGGGTCAATGGCCAAGCTCTAAATATTGGCTTATTTGCCACATCTTTCATTTGCGCGACGGAATTAGACGCTTCACCTAAATCAAATTGCTCCCATGAATACCACAATACATCCCCCTCATGATCACTTGCTTGGCCATGTAAAACAAATGGCGTGAGCGCAGGTATCACTTGATTGTTGCCCGCACTAACTAATGGCGCTTTGTTATTTAAGTTTTGTGTAGTGCCGCAGCTAGCGCCTTGACCAACGCGAATATAGTCATTGATTTGGTCGATAGAAATAGAATGAAAGTAATCGTCTGCGTCATATTGTAAATTTTGCGCACCGCAGATACCCGCATAAGACATAATTGTTGAGCCACTCCCTGGTTCATATGCGGCATTCGCAGCGCGCTGCCCTGCGCAACTACCCATAGTGCCATTATAGGTATGCAAAGCACCAAATTGATGGGCTATTTCATGAGCGACATATTCGACAGCAAATGCATCACCAATCGGATTACTCAAACCTGTAGCCGATTGGGCTTTAAAACCGGTTTGACCATTAGTAGATTGATGGCAAACACTACCAATAGTGGCTAAGCCACCACTGCCGGTCATAAAAACATGGCCGAGATCATAATTATTAACGCCGATTTCCCGATCCACTAATTGCTGATTAGCGCGTAAATCACGTGAAGTCGGGCTGTTTTCAAATGGGTCGCTATCTGGGTGTTCACTAACTAAAACTTGATTGTTGGCAATTAACGCTAAGCGAATAGCCAGATCTCGTTGATAAATTGCGTTAACCCGATTCAAAGTAGTCACTATGGCATTAATGGCTTTACTTTTGTCGCCAAAATATTGGGTATATTCACCCGTGGTTGATATTGCGATGCGGTAAGTGGTTAACTCGACTTTTCCGCCATTGCTGTATGAGCCGCGAGCGGCAATAACTGGCGTTTTTTGCTCTGAGCCATGAGGCTCGTCTTCACTTTGAGTTGCACTAATATGTTGTAATTGATCAGCGACCGTGCGCCCTTGCTTAGGCCTAGGGTACAAAACCTGTCGCTGTTGACTATCCAATATCGCGTCTAAATACCAAGTTTCACCATTCACCTGATACATACCATTAAAACCTAAAGGGCCAATATCAAACCGCCCTGTTAATATAGGGTTGTCTACCGCGTGGCCTTTAAAAGTTAAAATATCTGGGTGTTGAAACGTAAAGTCAGCACTATATACAGGGTCATAACTAAGTTGATAGCGAATACCTTGACCGTCTTGGGTTGGTAAAGTCACGTTAATTTGACTGCTGCTATTGAGCAAGGAGTCTTCATAAAGCGCTTTGAGATCCGCAATTATTTCGTCTAATGGCACGATAAAGTGTTTAGCATCTGGGTAATCTTGTTGGGTTAACGTACCACCATGCCCAGCAATAACTTGCCAATGCCAATCGACACTTTTTACATTCTGCTCAGATCCTACTTGTTGCTGCGGGTCGTCAAGCCGCTCCCCTTGCCGTTCAGCATAACTGTTGCCTAAAACCCCCAAGCCAACATACAGCAAAACAGCCAAACGCAAACATAACAACTTCATGTTCGCCTCAGCCAAATTTTGAAAGGAACTGTTATAAGCTTAGGTTATTTAGATAGCTTTTTGAGATAACTTTGTTCTAATTGCTCAGTGAGAGTTAATTAAATTGTTATTAAAATGTAACATTTAGGGCGTAAGCAATAACCAGCACTTGCGGTAAGGTTAGTAAAGGCAAAAATAATGCAACTTTCCAAGAGCCTAGAGTTTGCTTGATCACCATAACTTCAGTGTAGTCAGTCGCCACCCCAGCCATTAAAAAAGCAAAGCTATTTCCAGGGGCTTGCGCTCGGGTCATTAAATCGCCAGCAATAGGCGCTGAGCCTTCCGAACACACTTCAATAATAGTCGCGGCTACCAAGGTCAAGCTTAAGCCAATCAAGGTCGGACCAAACCAATCTTGAAAGTTATCCAAACTGACAAAAGTCCGGATCGCCACCGCCATTAAAATACCAATCAGCAACCACTTGATCACAATAACAGAGCCTTTTACACCTTGCTGCAAGGTATTTTGCCACCACGCTTGATTAAACTGCGTCGCCCTAAGCGAGGCTTTAGCGGCAGGCCAAAATTTAAAGTCGGCTGCCAACGCATGCTGGTAAGGGTTTTTCGGTAAAGTGCCGTTTTGTTCAAAGCGGTCAAACAGCCAGCCGGTACTGAGTGCCAATAAAGCCGATAGCAATACAAAAGCCAGTGTCCATTGCCAGCCCATTAAGGCGATCAAAATCAAAGTAAGTGAAATAGAATTCCACGGGCTAGCAATCAAAAAGGCCATGATCTGCCCGAGACTGGCGCCTTTTTGGTACAATTTCATGCCAACCATTAATATGCCGTGATTACATAAGTCCATTAACACACCAGCAGCGGTTGCCCGTAGCAAACCACGCTTAGTGCCGCCTTGACCTAAAATAGCGGTTACAAACTGCTGAGGTATTTGACTTAACAAGCCAACAAATAAAATAGCTAACAACACACTCCACCACATGGTGTTCACCAATTCATACACGCCAAACGCAGCATGTTGCCATGAACTGTGGGTTGTCTCGCTCGACACTAATGCCGTCAGGTACAACCCCAAGCAGGCCAATATACTTAGCCAAAGCACATAATCTAAGCGGCGCTGCGTTGGTGCACAGCAACCCGCAGCCTGATGGTCGGATTGTTCAAGCCCACTCGGCTTTGGCTGTTGGCACGTTGTAGTTTGCGTTGCCGCGTGACAACAAGATGGTGTTGCCACAGCCTCTTTATGCGCGTGTTTATGCTCGTGTTTATGTGCGCGTTTAGGTGTAAATGGCGTACCTTGGCTATCGGTATTTGGTGCAACCGAGGTGATCTTTAGCTCAGGCTCAAGCTCAGTCTTTGCTTTAGAAGAACAACAATTAGACATCATCAACTATCCTTTAAGTTTTGTTGAGTTGGTGATTGGGCACAGAGGGCTTCGAGAATGGCACAGCGAGCGCCCTCATCGCCTGAACAGCGATCAGCTAGGGCTTGCAGGGTATTTTGCATTTGCTGCAAGGTGGTAATTTGCTGTTCAATCAGCGCAATTTTGTCGATAACTAGGCGTTTCACATCTTTACTGTGGCGCTGTTGGTTACTGGCTAAATCCATCATTTGCCGGCATTCATCAAGTGAAAAACCTGCCGCGCGACAGCGTTGAATAAACTGTAATTGATTAACTTGCGTTTGGCTGTATTGCCGATACCCATTGGCTGCACGCTCAACTGGCGATAGCAAACCTTGCGCTTCGTAAAAACGTATTGTTTTTACCGGTAATCCGGCGAGTTGGCCAACTTGACTAATCTTCATTATGACAACCAAAATCGTTCACATAATGTAAGTGTAAACCTTACATCTAGTGTAAGGTCAAGCCAAAAACAAAATTACTATAGTCAAAGCGATCAGGTTTTAGGGGAAGCCGTCAAGCTTCGAATCCCCATGAGCATATGCTCTATTATGTGATTGGGGTTGCCTAAAGGGATTTAGGTAGTAGGACGACGCAGGAGCCAAAGTCGAGAGTAAGCGCAGACAATGAACCATAAGACCTGAGTGAGAAGACTATAAAAAGCACAAGCTACAAAGGCGTTAACTCACCTAAATTAAACAACGCTGATTCACCTGATTGCATTTGATGCCAGTGTTCATTGGTGGTTAAAGGCTTAGTCGCAATTACAGTAACCACATCATTGGGCGTAGTTTCTTGTTTAAAGTCGACCGTCATTTCTACATCTTGTAATGTTGCTACACCAAAGGGCGCGCGGCGGGTGATCCAGTGCAAGTTATTACTGCAATGGCAATATAAATAGCGACCATCACTTAAGAAAAAATTGGCAATACCCATAGCGTTTAATTGCGCGGCTAACTTATCAACATAACGGAATAAAGTTTTCATATCACGCGGCGCTTTATTGGGATATTTGTCTTTAATACGTGACAATAACCAACAAAACGCATGCTCGCTATCGGTTGTACCAACCGGTTGATACCACGACAGTTTTAGCAGCTTTATCCCTTTTAATTGGCCATTGTGGGCAAATGTCCAATCTCGTCCCCACATTTCTCGCGAAAATGGATGGGTATTCTCTAAACTCACCCGACCACGGTTCGCTTGGCGTATATGTGAAATAACACAACAGCTTTTAATTGGGTATTGCTTAATTAGTTTAGCGATTTCAGATTGGCAACTAGGCAAAGCATCTTTGAAAGTGCGACAGCCTTTGTCCTCATAAAAGGTAACACCAAAGCCATCTTTATGAGCAGCTGTTTGGCCACCACGCACCATTAAACCTGAAAAGCTAAAACAGATGTCGGTCGGTATATTGGCACTCATGCCAAGTAATTCACACATAACTCAAATCAACAGAACAATAACAGTTGTTTAGTGTAGCTTAGATTGACGTAAACCAAGTACATAACTAGTTGAAAATATTATACTTAGTATTGCACCTAGCGCGATGGTTTTAATAATGTCTGGCGTACCTGCAAGGTAATTAACCAGATAAGATACCCCTATCATAAACCCTGTTTGCACGGTAATAAACATAGCTAAAGCGCGGGCACCATGGTTGAGTTTTTTCGCTGCAATTTCATTAGTAACAGACAATAGCAAGGTAATAGAAAACGAATACAAGCCATAAACCCATGCTGAGAAAAATGCCGCCGCTGGGTCTAAGTTGTAATTAACCCATAAGGTCCAACTGGCGTAAATTAGAAAGGCTCCGACGGCCATCAGCAGCAATCGCCAAACAGGACTAAGTTTAAACACAGCAAACAAATGGTAACCCCTAAACTTGTTATTAAATCAAATGCCTTCTATTATCCAAATATAGTCTTCTCGCTCAGGTTTTATGGTTCATTGTCTGCGCTTACTCGCCCCAATCACATAGTAGAGCATATGCTCATGGGGTCTCGAAGCTTGCCTACATGGATGTAGGTAAGGAGCGTGAGCACGGATGCGGTAGCTTTGACGGCTTTGCTTACATGGATGTAAGTACTTAGGTTTCGTCTGGAACTAGAAACCCGCCCCTAAAACCCGATCGCTTTGACTATACAAAGCTAAATGAATATCGCCCATTTAGCTTTTTTGTTTGTTTTAATATAAGCCAAGACATACTCATCAATACCATTTTATGCTAAGACACCTACCCTGCTTTATCATTCGCCCAATCATCACCCTGTTGTTATCGTTAAATTTAGTTTATTGGGGTAGTTTGATTATTCTCGGCGGGGTGATCAAACTCTTGCTGCCAAGCCAATTAAAATTTAAATGGTCACGTGTGCTTGAAAGCTTTATGCACGCTTGGGCTTATATCAATATGCTGGTTATCCGCTGCTTTAATCCGATTGAGTTTGATGTACAAGGCATTGAGCATCTAAATACGCGCAACTGGTATTTACTGCTAGCCAATCACCAAAGCTGGTTCGATATTATGCTGATCAGTTATTTATGTATCAACAAAATGCCGGCGGGCCGCTACTTTCTTAAACGTGAATTACTGAAAATTCCTTTTATTGGCCTAGCAGCATGGGCGTTGGACATGCCGCTAATGCAACGCTATAGCAAACAATATTTAAGCAAATACCCAGAAAAGCGCGGATGCGATATTGCCACCACCCAAAAAGCTTGCGAAAAATTTAAGTTTATACCCGTCACGGTTATTAATTTTGTTGAAGGCACGCGTTTTACCAAGCAAAAACATCAACTGAAACAAAGCCCTTATCGCCATTTACTACCCGCAAAAGCGGGCGGGATCGCCTTTGCATTAGCCACCATGGGTCAGCAATTTTCCGGTATTTTAAATACAACCTTATGCTATCCAGACAACCCAGAGGGAGCAATGCACGCTGCCGCCTGCGGAAAACTAAAAAGGCTAACGGTACGCATTGAATTTATCCCTATAACCACGCAACACTTAGGCGATTACGATAATGATTTAGCTTTTAAACAAGGCTTTCAAAATTGGCTGAATGGCTTATGGCAGAAAAAGGATATAGAACTGCAAAAATTAAGAGATAAAAACCAATAACTCAATTTTAAGTAATTTATTAATCAGTAATTAATCAAAATTACGACTCTGCTCTATACTTTAATGATTATTCAAAAACTTAAACCTTTTTTGCATATGCTCCGTCGGTCATTATCAATAAGCCTAGTTGCTATGCTTAATACTTTCGCTTCTATGCCTTACGCCTTAGCGGTCGAAAGTATTTGGGATATGTCATTGCAGCAATTGATGCAAATCGAAGTGGTTACGGCATCGAAAAGCGCAGAGCAACAAAATAATGCGCCAGCGAATATCACTGTCATTTCAAAGCAGGAAATACAAGCATTTGGCGCCAATAACCTGCACGATATATTGCGTAGAGTCTCTGGCCTCAACCCACTTAGCGGCAGTGTATTGCGCGATAACTTCGTTTCTATCAGAGGGCAGCATTCCAGTTCAATTGATCGCCGCACACTGTTATTAATCGACGGACGCCCCTTTCGCGATGGCAACACAGGCGGATTAAACACCACTATTTACCGCACGTTTCCAATCCAAAGTATCGAGCGCATTGAGGTTATCAAAGGCCCCGGTTCTATCCTATACGGTAGTAATGCCACGTCGGGGGTGATCAATATCATCACCAAGCCAACACAAAAAAACAGCCTGAAACTTGGAGCCGGCAGCTTTGCGACGCAATTACTTGAAGGGGCCTATGGCTACCAACAAGGTGATCTCAACCTGTCCGCCAATTTAAAATGGTTAGACTCTAATGGTTGGGATTACACCACGACGGATCAAAACGATATTCGCGATTCAGTTAACTATGCTCATCGTGATTTCGGCGGGCGCTTTGCACTAAACTATAAAAACTTTAATCTCAGCTATTTTATCAGCCAAGTAGATGAAGTGATTATCAGTTCTGGTTTTGTGCAACATTGGCCTGCCACAACTTACGACAAACATCATCAAATGTTAGATTTAGGCTATGAGCAGGCGATTAATCAAGACTGGCAGCTAGCCACCCACCTCACTTTAAACCACCACAAACGCCACACAGCTGATGGAGGGATAGATATTGACGGGCATAACACCCTGCTAGAAGTGAGCACTACAGGTCAACTCAACTCATCGAGTCAACTTACTGCAGGGGCGACTTATCACAGGTTAAAAGGTGACGATTTAGGCAACCCCAACTTAAGCGCATTCTGGGATTTAAAATGGTGGTCAGCGTACTACCAACTAACCAGTGCTATTACTCAAGATTTAACCCTGACTCTTGGCCAGCATTATAATGATATAGCCAATATGACCCATGCCAATCAAGTAAGTCGTGATTCTGATTTTTCATCTAAACTCGCGTTAAATTGGCACTTACATACCGATTGGCATCTAAAGTTATTATGGACAGAAGCGTTTCGTTCGCCTTATGGTGCCGAGCTAGCACTGCAATCACCAACCCTTGTTGGCAATCCCAATTTAAAGCCAGAAAAAGTCACAACCGCGGAGATGCAGTTAATTTATCAATTGCATAACCTTCGTGTTGCCGCCGCATGGTTTAATACTGAATATGAAGACGCTCTAGGGCCTGAATTAACACCTGGTTCACCACCTCCTTTTAGTT
This genomic window from Saccharobesus litoralis contains:
- a CDS encoding reprolysin-like metallopeptidase, which codes for MKLLCLRLAVLLYVGLGVLGNSYAERQGERLDDPQQQVGSEQNVKSVDWHWQVIAGHGGTLTQQDYPDAKHFIVPLDEIIADLKALYEDSLLNSSSQINVTLPTQDGQGIRYQLSYDPVYSADFTFQHPDILTFKGHAVDNPILTGRFDIGPLGFNGMYQVNGETWYLDAILDSQQRQVLYPRPKQGRTVADQLQHISATQSEDEPHGSEQKTPVIAARGSYSNGGKVELTTYRIAISTTGEYTQYFGDKSKAINAIVTTLNRVNAIYQRDLAIRLALIANNQVLVSEHPDSDPFENSPTSRDLRANQQLVDREIGVNNYDLGHVFMTGSGGLATIGSVCHQSTNGQTGFKAQSATGLSNPIGDAFAVEYVAHEIAHQFGALHTYNGTMGSCAGQRAANAAYEPGSGSTIMSYAGICGAQNLQYDADDYFHSISIDQINDYIRVGQGASCGTTQNLNNKAPLVSAGNNQVIPALTPFVLHGQASDHEGDVLWYSWEQFDLGEASNSVAQMKDVANKPIFRAWPLTQDNFRYFPRLEDVVAGRIKLGESYPNSDRDLTLRLIVRDGQGGVDSDTRTIKVIKQAGPFQVTSPSRTVNLQGNSHLQLNWDVARTNQPPISCQKVDIILSNDKATKFDNVLASQVANSGAYTIDFMPNQDLDNGRLMVKCSSNVFFALTPAALNVQAVKNLSAPKITRLPTLQILEDQTLHLTLSDFYIVDQDSTHFKLLITSGANYRVENDVVIPEPEFSGKLNVNVQVFDGELYSEPTPVSVTVLPVNDAPIAVNDFVAVAFGDNLTLDVIANDVDPEQQPLHLLAVNYQGQHNLQINGNTLSFSSLSQQGIETFSYQVSDGELISQGQVQISVLPLGLAPVNQTQAFHYSIDEDTHLTLDVADFFSGHSSLDGTSLVVESGDNYRVEAQSLIPNRDFHGGLTAQVSIYRDTVQLVTYPISVQVNAVNDAPIGHDDSVTINQGERVLIPVLNNDWDSDSNSLRIAKLDYQGAAQVQIIGDDLEYNASDSFSGLDIFTYTLSDEQGATSQVTVRVTVLEANLTTTRGTEPVPPAGGGLAYYYVLWFACLLVWRKPIINEPDYVQKKTA
- a CDS encoding permease: MMSNCCSSKAKTELEPELKITSVAPNTDSQGTPFTPKRAHKHEHKHAHKEAVATPSCCHAATQTTTCQQPKPSGLEQSDHQAAGCCAPTQRRLDYVLWLSILACLGLYLTALVSSETTHSSWQHAAFGVYELVNTMWWSVLLAILFVGLLSQIPQQFVTAILGQGGTKRGLLRATAAGVLMDLCNHGILMVGMKLYQKGASLGQIMAFLIASPWNSISLTLILIALMGWQWTLAFVLLSALLALSTGWLFDRFEQNGTLPKNPYQHALAADFKFWPAAKASLRATQFNQAWWQNTLQQGVKGSVIVIKWLLIGILMAVAIRTFVSLDNFQDWFGPTLIGLSLTLVAATIIEVCSEGSAPIAGDLMTRAQAPGNSFAFLMAGVATDYTEVMVIKQTLGSWKVALFLPLLTLPQVLVIAYALNVTF
- the cueR gene encoding Cu(I)-responsive transcriptional regulator, with product MKISQVGQLAGLPVKTIRFYEAQGLLSPVERAANGYRQYSQTQVNQLQFIQRCRAAGFSLDECRQMMDLASNQQRHSKDVKRLVIDKIALIEQQITTLQQMQNTLQALADRCSGDEGARCAILEALCAQSPTQQNLKDS
- a CDS encoding class II glutamine amidotransferase; the encoded protein is MCELLGMSANIPTDICFSFSGLMVRGGQTAAHKDGFGVTFYEDKGCRTFKDALPSCQSEIAKLIKQYPIKSCCVISHIRQANRGRVSLENTHPFSREMWGRDWTFAHNGQLKGIKLLKLSWYQPVGTTDSEHAFCWLLSRIKDKYPNKAPRDMKTLFRYVDKLAAQLNAMGIANFFLSDGRYLYCHCSNNLHWITRRAPFGVATLQDVEMTVDFKQETTPNDVVTVIATKPLTTNEHWHQMQSGESALFNLGELTPL
- a CDS encoding acyltransferase, giving the protein MLRHLPCFIIRPIITLLLSLNLVYWGSLIILGGVIKLLLPSQLKFKWSRVLESFMHAWAYINMLVIRCFNPIEFDVQGIEHLNTRNWYLLLANHQSWFDIMLISYLCINKMPAGRYFLKRELLKIPFIGLAAWALDMPLMQRYSKQYLSKYPEKRGCDIATTQKACEKFKFIPVTVINFVEGTRFTKQKHQLKQSPYRHLLPAKAGGIAFALATMGQQFSGILNTTLCYPDNPEGAMHAAACGKLKRLTVRIEFIPITTQHLGDYDNDLAFKQGFQNWLNGLWQKKDIELQKLRDKNQ
- a CDS encoding TonB-dependent receptor plug domain-containing protein; its protein translation is MLNTFASMPYALAVESIWDMSLQQLMQIEVVTASKSAEQQNNAPANITVISKQEIQAFGANNLHDILRRVSGLNPLSGSVLRDNFVSIRGQHSSSIDRRTLLLIDGRPFRDGNTGGLNTTIYRTFPIQSIERIEVIKGPGSILYGSNATSGVINIITKPTQKNSLKLGAGSFATQLLEGAYGYQQGDLNLSANLKWLDSNGWDYTTTDQNDIRDSVNYAHRDFGGRFALNYKNFNLSYFISQVDEVIISSGFVQHWPATTYDKHHQMLDLGYEQAINQDWQLATHLTLNHHKRHTADGGIDIDGHNTLLEVSTTGQLNSSSQLTAGATYHRLKGDDLGNPNLSAFWDLKWWSAYYQLTSAITQDLTLTLGQHYNDIANMTHANQVSRDSDFSSKLALNWHLHTDWHLKLLWTEAFRSPYGAELALQSPTLVGNPNLKPEKVTTAEMQLIYQLHNLRVAAAWFNTEYEDALGPELTPGSPPPFSFSNKAALKVDGGELEMSYEASKQTYYTGSWSYQSNQDHRGIAQIQKTPKHMIKIGIHHSYNDTLSLGLFNTWLSAQPKAEQFNPNTRVINNNTGAYHHLTLKANWQLSSLTTSQRFNSADISLFIDNLLQANTVYQPDIANTRINALPQRAGRSLYLNLQLGF